TTAAGAAGCTCCTTATACCGGAAACTCTTAATCTTTTTTTGTTAGTTAATGTCTTGAAATTTAGCGTGTAACGACTTTGCAGCCTGCTTAATATCTTCTTTTCCCAAAATCGCCGACACAACGGCAATACCATCGACACTGGTACCATCTAGCTCCTCTACATTCGAATGATTAATGCCTCCGATTGCGACAACAGGAATCTCTACAGAACCCTTAATTTCCTTAAGTAGCTCAGGCGTTACCTGCCGAGTATTAGACTTTGTACCCGTTTTAAATAAAGCGCCGACCCCAATGTAGTCAGCACCATCACTCTCTGCCTGTACTGCCTCTTCTACTGTTGCTGTAGAAACTCCTACTAGTTGATTCTTACCCAAAATCTCTCTTGCGACTTGAGCTGGCAAGTCACTTTGACCAAGATGAACACCATCTGCACCGATTGCCTGTGCGATATCTAAGCGATCATTTATAATGAGTGGTATGTCGTATCTAGCGGTTAACTCTCTAACTGCTAAAGCAATGTCATAGAAATCGCGTGATGCCGTGTGCTTTTCCCTAAGTTGAACAACCGATACGCCCCCTTTTATCGCATCAGCAAGACTGCTAATAAGGTCTCTACCGTTTAAAACATCACGATCCGTTACCAAGTAAAGTCCAAAGTTTATATTCTTATTTGATTTCATCAACTCTACCTCCCGCTAAATACTGAGCCGTTATGTTACTGATTGCATCCATGAGTCTAACTCTATAGCTACCGAGTCCTTCATCAGGCTTTAACTGTTTATATGCGTGTTCTCCCGATATGCTCATTGTTAAAATTCCAGTTAAGACACATTGAAGTGGTTTATAGCCTGTGCCCAAACAAACGCCGATTAGTGACGACGTCATACACCCCGTGCCAGTAACCGATTCTAGTAATACATGTCCATTATGAATACAGAACACGCTCTTCCCGTCTGAAATAACATCAACAGAACCCGTTATAGCAACCACACATTCCAGTCTCAAAGCAAGTTTCCTAGCAATAAGAACTCCGCCATCAATCGTGTGATTAGTTGAATCAACACCCCGCGTTTTAGCGTCTAGTCCATAGATGGATTTTATCTCAGACATGTTCCCTTTTAACACAGTTAACTTTACTTCCTCTATGATCCGTTTTACAGCCTCTTTTCTAAACGACGTAGCGCCTACACCAACAGGGTCAAGACAAACAGGAATGTTTAGCTCATTTGCCTTTCTTCCTGCTTTAATCATAGCTTCTAAGCGTCTTTCACTTAATGTCCCTATATTTAAGACTAAACTATTTGCATACGATACCATTTCCTCTACTTCATTCGGGTCATCCGCCATTACAGGGCTCCCACCAAAAGCTAGCACTGTATTCGCACTGTCCGTTGCTGTTACATAGGTCGTAATATGATGAACTAAGGGTTTTTCTTCTTGTATGGTATTAAAGAGTTTAGTTATGTCATCATACTTTAACAACTGATTCACCTACGCCTTATACCAGTTATGAAAATGGTGCACAGGACCTACACCTTTACCTATAGAGAATGAATGTTCTATTGCCATCTGGATATAGTCCTTAGCATTCTTGATTGCATCACGAATCTCCTGACCTTTTCCTAAATTCGCCGCAATTGCTGATGATAATGTACATCCTGTACCATGGGTATTTTTAGTCGGCACTCGTTTTGAGGTATAAAAGTAAAAATCAGTTCCATCATATAGTAAATCCGTTGAATCTTCTTCTTCTAAATGTCCACCTTTTACTAACACATAGCTAGGACCCATCTCAAAAATCATCTTAGCTGCCTCTTTCATCTCAACAACTGTTTTAATAGAACGTCCTGTAATGACCTCTGCCTCTGGTATATTCGGTGTAATCACTCGAGCTAGTGGTATTAGGTGTTCAATTAACGCTTCTTTCGCGTCAGGCTGTAGTAAATCATACCCACTCTTCGAAATCATAACAGGGTCAAGTACAATGTTTTGTTCGTTATAGTGTTTTAGGGTGTCTGCAATCGTTTTAATCGTCTCAACCTGAGAAACCATTCCGATTTTAACAGCACTCACCAAAATATCATCATAGATTGCTTCAATTTGCTTCTTTATGATCCCAGGGTCGATATCTTGTACTGCAAATACACCTTGTGTATTCTGAGCTGTTACAGCAGTAATCACACTCATTCCAAACACTTCATGAGCTGAAAATGTTTTTAAGTCTGCCTGAATACCGGCACCTCCTGAACTATCAGACCCTGCAATTGTTAAAAGTCTCTCCATACTTCATCACCTCTAATCAAATTTTAACGATTCATTTAAATACTCGATTACATTCGCTTCTCTTAACACATTTACGATTACATAACCAATAACGACTCCAACTAGAGAACTTAACGTAAATGGCACGACAAATAAAAATAACGCTGCTTCTTCACTTCCTAAAAATAACTTAGCTATTGGGTATGAAACAATTGCTCCAAGAAGACCCGTTCCAATTAGCTCTCCAAGTAATGCAATAAATGCTTTTTTAGTCTTTAAGAATAAATAACCCGATAAGAAAGCTCCAATCATACTACCAGGAAATGCAAGTGGCGTTCCTGTTCCTAACATGTTACGTATTAATGATGTCACAAATGCCGATGCAACTGCATACCAAGGCCCGAGTATAATTCCACTAATGATATTCAGCGCATGCTGTACAGGAAATACCTTTGACACTCCCACATGAAGTGATAACGGTGAACTAACCACCCCTATAGTTGCAAATAAAGCGGCTAAAACAAGTTTCTTGATGTCGATACTATTCTTATTCATCTGTCTCTCTCCTTCAGTTATAAAACAAAAAAGCACAAACCCGATTGGAGGTCTGTGCTATATTATACATTATTTAAAATAACCCTATGCTAAATATAAAACACTTTCCTACGCTAGTATGAACTAGATCAGGTGATTAGGGATCAAAGACATATTCGGGTCTTAATCTCAGTTGGCCTTTCCAACACTCCCAGTGCTTATTGCTTATTAAATTTTCTGACACTTTTATAATAGCATAGCCGTTAATTTATGGCAAGAAAAGTGTATAAAGGTCATTAACTCAACTGCATTTAGATGTGTACCGGATTCATCCAACACAGTTTCATCCATGACTACATAGTCACTATTTGTTATGGTTAGATTGTGACTATTCGTAAATGGATTTAACTGTGAAAAACGTGAGATCGTTAGTTGATCAACATATTTCGCTACTTGTTCCGTTAGTAAACCAGAAGAAGAAACACCTATTTGATTTTTGTATGGTTTAATTTGTGTATTAAAAAGAGTTGGTACTTCACTTACAATAGGTGAATCTAGATACACAGGTTCACCTTCTATTACTAACTTATAGTCATTTGTAGGCATTCCTGTAATGAATGATTGCTTATTAATCTAAATCGTGCCTCACTTCAATCCCCTGTGTTTCCAATACATCAATCATATTACGTGCAGCTGAATCACTATAATATTCATTCCCTTCTAGTTCAACAACTTTTAACGAATCTAGCTCATCACTTAATAAAAATTTACCTAAAGAAGAGTCAATTAATGTTACATGTTTAATCTTTATATATTCGACATGATTTAAGTACTCTAGATAGTCTAGAATTGAATCAGTCAAATTACAGTCTTCGAATGTTAAATACTTAACCTGTGTATATGTTTCTAATCGAGATACATCTGCATGAGGCTCTTTTATCTTTAACTGATCAACATAGTTTGCCATTTGCTTAGTTAAAAATCCATTAAGAACATTAAAATGACTCATATTTATACCTGACACTGGAAAATTAGAAAAACCTCCATCAATGAACGCTGAGCGATAATCCATCTGTTCTCCTTCAATTACAAGATTGTATGATGTACCAGGCTCTCCCGTAACCGAGATATAGATTTGATTATGCATAGGAAGAATTAAGCTATAGTGTTGATACTCAAGGTCAAACACCCTTGTTTGACTATCCATTATCTTATAATTTCCTTCGGCATCGTAGTAGTGTAATGTAAAACTAAGGTCTGTATTGAAATCATAATCATCCGAAATTAAACGAATAGAAGTCAACATATCTTTTGCATTCTCTAATTTATAAGTATCTTGCTGTGCGTAGGAGGAAATTGTATTTCGTTCAATGCTATTTATAGAAGTTGAGAACTCATTACCGTATTCAGGTGTAGCGTGATACAGTACGGTTACTCCTTTGTTCCTTAAATCTTTAATCACCTCATAAGCTTCAGGTGTAATTGGGTTTTCTGATAAATTAATTGTTAAATTCGATTCAACCTCTCGATGATCATATAATGTTTCTAATGGGTCAATATTAGTTAATGAATTGTTCGCTATGTTTAATGTTGTTAAATTAGAAAAATACTGTAGCCCCTCAACATTCGAAATTAAATGTGGAGTTATATCAAGTGTTGTCATCTTAGAAGCAGAATCTTCATTCAATAAATTACGGTCATCAAAGTTAATATAATTATAAAACCATTCATCTAACTTGATATCATTAAATTGAATCGCTTTAGCATCTTGATCAAAGGCTTTTTTAGAAATCTCTAGTTCATAGTCAAACCCTCGTTCTCTAATTAATCTTTCTAATTCAGGATCTGTTACGAATGCTCTAGTTGGTTGTTTAACAAGAACATACAGCCTTTTAGCTGTTCCCATGTAATAAAATGCATTATCTTGATTTGTCTGATCAGGGTCACCTATTGGCAAATACTGCCTTAAACTTTCAATAAAGCCTGCATTATTCTCAACAAAGACCTGTATGAAGTTTTCTTTTAGTCCAGTAAACTCTGTAGTTCCTGTTATGCTAACATAGTTTGCTTCATCTTCGCTTAAATCAATAGAGAAAAAATCATAAGGATTATCTATATTTACATGATCTTCAACCGTAAGATCAGTTATCTCAGTAGGTTCCCCATACTCTTCTATAGAATGTTCTTTCTTAATAATTACAACCATACGTTCAACATATTGTTCTCCATCTGAATCCTCAATCATGTAGGTGATTCGAGACCAACCCTCAGAGTAGGTATTAAACTCTCGTACTTTAATTTCTACATCCTCTTTTGTATAACCCTCACTTACTGTTATATAATCCTGGAAGTTTACCTCACTTCCTACCTTAACCTTAATACTCCTTGGTACTGATAGAATACTTTCATCTTCAGTCTTCTCAAAACACCCCGATAATAACAACACTACTGTTAAACAGCATAAAATAATTACTTTTCGCATAATAACTCCCCTTTCATTTAGTCCTTTTAATAACATATCATATTCTTTATTGTTTGTTTGTCGAATATAGTCAGATTTAATGGTATTAACTTCCTTAATAACACCTAAACAACATAAAAAGGCCTGTTATCAAATACTAAATTACAGGCCTTTTGTTGTATGTCATTAGTTTATATTATTCATCTAACGCTTCAATCATGACTGTCATTGCTCGAATGAGATCATGATGTGACCAACTTGGTAATCTTGAGTTAAGCGTTGCAAGCTCGTGTGAAGCGGGAATGTGAATGAATCCCGACCGCACATCTTTATCCATTAAATGACTATAATGAAGCATCGTATACATCACGTTATTACATAGGTAAGTTCCTGCTGTATTTGAAATTTTAGCAGGTAATTGCTCTTCTTTAAGTCGGTCTACAAAGCGGCGAATGGGTAAGGTTGAAAAGTATCCATCCGGTCCACCCTCTACAACCTTTTCATCTTGAGGAGTACGTCCGGTATTATCTTTTACACCATCATTACAATTAATAGCAATGCGCTCTGGTGTTATACAGTGACGTCCTCCCGCAAGTCCTAAAGAAATCACCACATCTGGCTTAACTGCTTCATAATGTTCGATTAACTCATTTCCTGATTTATTAAAATCAACTGATAGTACTCTACCTTCTACAACGTAGTTTCCAATCGTTTTTCCATTCAACTCGTTAACAATCTCTTCTGTCGGATTTAGTTTATGATCCAAAAATGGTACAAATCCAGTTAATAATAATGTCTTCATACAGTTCCTTCCCTTCTATATTAAGTTTGTAACCTTGTATCTCCCAAGAATCAAGATTACACTCATTAAACTTCTGCTACTGCTTCTAATTTTTCTTTTTTCGATATAACTTCAATGTCTTTCCATTTTCCTGACATAAAACGTAGTGTCATGAGTAATGCTCTTACGGCTACATCAAACGCCATCCCTAACCAGAATCCAGCAAGTCCAAGTCCGAAATGATAACCTAGGATATAAGCAAGTAGTACGCGGAATCCCCAGTTTCCAATAACCGTTATAATCATAACCCATGTTGTATCCCCTGCACCTCTTAAACCGCCAGAAAATGCGAGTACAAGAGCAAGTAATGGCTGAACTACCAAGATGATACGAATAGATGTTACTGCATAACCTACAGCTAAGTCATCTCCAATAAAAATTCGAGCGATTGGTTCTGCAAATATGAATAGAACGATCGAAAACGGAACCATTAAGATCATCACAAGGAGTGACGCTTGTTTTCCATAGCGTTCTGCCAACTCTTCTTTTCCTGCTCCTAGACTTTGACCCACTAATGTTGTTGCTGCTACACTGAACCCAAACCCTGGCATAATTAACAGCATATTCACACGCATAACAATTTCATTCGCTGCTATATTAGCAGACTCCTGGGCTTGAGTTATACCTATTCCTGCTATTAATGCAGTAAATAAAAGTGTACTACTCTGTCTTGCGAATTGTTCAAATGATGAAGGAAGCCCAATTTTAAAAATACTCTTTAAAATCACAGTATCAAACTTAAACTTTAAATATTTGAACGCTAACTTTAAATGTGATTTTCCTTTGATTAAAATTGCAATACCAACTAGACATCCTGTCGTTCTACCTATTGCTGTTCCAATCCCTACACCAACAGCTCCCATCTCTGGAAAGAACCATATACCGTTAATGAATAGGAAGTTAAACGTTACATTAGTCAAGTTCGTAATGATCATTAACACCATTGGTGTTTTCATATCCCCTACACCTTGAAAAACAGCATTAATAATCATTAAAGGGAATCCAAAAATCATTGATGCCAAAACGATTTTAATATATATACTTCCATCTCTTAAAATAGCAACATCTGGTTGACTCATTCTTGATAACATGAGTTCTAGTAAATTTCTTGCAAAAAATAAACCGATTAGAGCGAAGACCCCAGCCATTAAGACGGCCATCATCAACGACTGCCATAAGATCTCATTTCCTTTTTCTTTCTTTCCTGCACCGATATAATGAGCAACAAGAGCAGTCGAACCGATTGATAACGCTGTAAATGCACCGAGTATAATAAATACTATTCGATTACTCACACCAACAGCGCCAATAGCTGATTTTCCCAAATTACCAACCATAGCTAAATCAACGGTACCTACTAAACTTTGTAAAAATAAACGTAAAATTGCCGGCCATGCTAGAATTAAGATGTTTCGTCTCATCTGCCTGGGCCGTGGATCATCACTGATCACATTCATGTGTATTACCCCTTTTCCTTCTTTTGTTTTCAAATTTATTAACTATATTAATATATAATACTACAACTTGGAAAATATTTCATCCCTTTTAATCACGATTTTATGTCCATAAATGACCCTAAAATGCCGATTATTCACTTATATCTATATTATACGCTGATTAAATTTTTATATATAAATGTTACATATGTAAAGTATTTTTCAGAATTTTATAGTACCCCGTGTTCAAATTTGTAATGTTGCAATATTTTATAGTTAATATCTTATTAAACTACATTAGTAATCGTAAAAAAGTCCAAGTATATAAATCAATTTAGATTGATCATTTTAAAATTAGTTTATATCTAATAATTTTGTATTAAATTTTGTTGCTTAATGAGAACCCTGCATTCTTATAAACTAATTAATTCCCTAATGAAATACGGTCATTAATTACTACGACTAATAAAAAAATGAGACCAATACAATCAAAAACTGGTCTCATTTTCATTTTGTTAATTCTTATACTGTTAATCATGATTATAAAATTTTAATTTGAAGTTCGAATTTTCATACAACAAAATTCTTAGCATGCATACTTTTTAAATAGAAACCCAGATTCTATAATAGAATCCGGGTTTTAATCTTAATCTCTTAGTTCATACCTAAAGGGTTCATCACTAAAAAGTAGTTCATCTTCAAATATGACTGGATTTTTTTGATACACAAATGGTATTGGTTGTGAAGGTTTAATAAGATTTAATGCATAGTTATTTAATAAATATAATGGAACCGACAATTTATTATTAAAACGGGGATTTGATCCATTATAATAATCATAACTTACATATTTTCCATCATCATTTTTTTGAGTATGATAGTGTTCTAGCTTATATCCATAAGTCTCTTTACTAGGTAAACTCGTAAAGTTATAAAATCCTAAATATTCCTTAATTGTAATACGATCATAGGAAACATATGAAGATAAATAACAACTTTGCCTATTTATAAACGCAGTTCCATTAAATAGTTGTTCACTGTAGTAGTTTTTATTATAGAGTTTGCGGTAGAAATAGGTAGTTTTGCTTGGATAATAACGATATTTATATTCATTTCTCTTAATAAGCTCACCGTCAATAACTACTTTACTTTTAACATCAACTAATTCTTTTATTGCATCATATGATTTTTTTACAGAATCGTTATCACGTGCAATATAGGTAGTTTGCTCAAACCCTGATGTGTTATTAATTATGTACCCTTTGTAGAGTTGACCAGTATATTGATCTGGTATGTCAGTTGAATAATAAACATTATATAAGTCCTCAAACACTTGACCATGAATCAAGTCACGTCGGTCAACATCGATGACATAATCCCAATCTTCCCATGCAAAGTCAGAAGCCGTATTTTTAATAAGTCTACTACGATACTCAACTTTTGATAATGGATCTAAACCTTTAACTAACAAAGGATTAAACTTCTCATTACTTTTGAAATCAATTTTATAGTACTTATAATAATCTGTTTGTATTGAATGAAGAGTCGGTGAATAGTACGCTTCATACGTTTGGTCCGCAGGTACAAGCTTTTGTTGGTATGTATTTTCGACTATTCTTTTATCGTATGTTACTTCATACAAGTTCGTTTTATTATTTTGAATTCTGTATAATTTATAAAATGTTTCAATTTCATAATACGTTACTTTTCCTCTACTATCATAGTGATACGTTACCGTTGATTCAATTTTATATTCTTCCTGCTTAGATAACGATGCATCTGTAATCGTATGCTCAGACACGTTGAATGTTAGGACTTCACCTTCATCTGTTTCAATACGATTAACATCCTCTAACTCGGGACAAGACCCAGTATATTGGGAATTATAAATTAAATTATTATAATCATCATAATACGAACATCCATATAACGGTGGTATCACATAGTTGTTTAAATAGGATAGTTGGAATTTACTGATTAAACCAACCGTTACAAATGTAACAACAATAATAAATCCTTTAATCATTCTAATTTTAAAAAGTCCTAATGCTTTCTTTTCAAATTGTGTGTAGATCTTTAGTGCAATGTAAATAAAGAATACCGACATGACAATAAATAATAGAAATTGTTTAATAATGAAAGCTGTAGAATTATACGAGATATCCGATAAAATTACCGTTCCAAATAAACTAATAATGAATAAGCTATCAAGGATTAATCGTCTATGAGTTGATTTTTTAATCAGTTTTAACTCAATTATAGGTGTTACAATCGTTCTCTTTAATATAGGAAAACTGAGATAGATGACGATATAAATTAGAGAGAGCACGGCTAAACTTTGATTAGTAAACTCGATGTTATCAGTGATTACACCTATAATAGCAAACCAAATGATCGGCATCAGTATATTAATTAACATATTTCGTTTTTTATTCATAATTCGTTCCTCCTAATTATTAATTTTTTTTAATTAAGAGAAACGATCAACACCTGAACACCATCAACTGTCTATTTAGTAGCCTTTTTGTACATTTGTTCGTCCTTATTCTGAATGTATAAACTGACGACTCTGTATTAATTCGGAATGGTGGAACTTCAAACGATACGCTGACCTTGCTAATTAGGAGTGATGGTAAGTAAAGAACAATCAAACTATATAAAGGTATTGCTAACAGGATTAAAAAATAGAACTTAGTGTTTGACGACTCAAGATGGCTATATTCAAGGGCCGGTGTTGAAATTTGCATTAACTTACTTAAATGATTTGCTGCCCAAAACAGTAGAATTGCAGTAAATATGACATACTTAGCGTTTTTATTCTTAAGAAATGTTGTGTACAAACTTCACACCCCCTTATTCTTTAAAATTAATTATATGCTAAAGAATGGTAAAATTCAATATTATTTAAAGACTTCTCTTATTATAAAAATAGACTAGCCTCTAACGGGTAAAGGCTGCCTATATCTTAGCTAGTTAATCTATTCGTCATTTAGAAATAATTGCTCCTCAAATAACAGAGGATTCTTTTGATGAATATATGGAATTGGATCATACGATGAATCCCTCATTACATGAATAGAAAAGGATGAAATATAAAGTTGCTCTAGGTCAATTGAATGATGGCTATGAGCATCATCGTATCCCATGAGTGTAGAAAAATCTCGTTTCGTTTCATAATGTTTTAGCTTAAAGCCGTATTCCTGATGATTTAGTAAACTTATCGATGGATGATACTGATTTTTTAGTTCAATCCGGTCATCTTCATAATAAGTTACAGTGCGTGCACGATCACTATAAAAGCTTCGATCACGGTGTTTGGAATAGAAACTACCTTCATTTAGAATAGGCGAAACACCATTATAAACATTGTTTAACTTATACGTGCTTTCAAGTGTATGATTTCGCATCATATAGATTTTCTTGATACGGTCATCACGTCGTTCAAGCCATAATCGTTCACCAACGTACTTAAAAGCATATTTATTTCGATGTCGACTAGCATTTACATTTATATCATAGTACACAAAATCTCCTGTATCCGATTTAATAAATGAGCCATCGTATAAATCTTTAAATTCGAAGTCGTCTCCTTCGCTCAGTTGTCGATAGTCCACATCAATGGTATAGCCTTTATCATCAGTTCGTTCACTTCTGTACTCTTCAATAACTGGATCAACATTTTTAAGTTTACCTTCATTGTATTCTTTGACATCAGGTAACTGTATATGGTTTTTATATGCTTTCTGAACTGAATGAAATGTAGTCGCTTCATACGTATTAGCAACAGTCATTTTAAAGTAACGAATACTTTCAAGTGTGTCTTTTTGTTCGTCTGTGTGTGTTTTATAAAAGGATTCTATTTGATAATCAGTTATTCGGTTTAATTCATCATATTGATACGAGATTTCGGTTTCAAGTGTAACTTTCTGTGATTGTTCTTTAACGGTAAAACTTAAACGGTTCCCAGTAACGGTCTCCTGTTCTATAACGTTTTGTAGTTCAGGACAAGAACCTACGAACTGCGTATCATAAACTAGATTATTGTAATCATCATAATAGGAACAGCCTCTAAGCGGTGGTAATGAGTAATGTTTTATACCAATGAACTGAAACAAACCAAAGGAAACAATCAGAATGATTACTATAACAATCCAGCCAATAACATTTTTTATTCCAGTGTGATTATAAATACGTCCTCTATTCATGTTCATTACCCAAGCAATAATCATATATGCACTTAATAGAAAAAAGACTACGTGTTTAATGATGAAGTAAACACTATTAAAAGGTGGCTGGTACGATAGATATAATATTACTACACTGAAAATGTATAGTTTATCTTGTAGTCTATAGCGCTTAATGTTCTTCCGTTTGATAAATTTAGAGCCCCTATACAGAGCATACCCTGTTATATAGGCTAGTGTTAATGCTATGATTGGTTTTATATTAAGATTAAATGATTTGACTATTATGAATGTGTTCACATAACTAAACAGTGTTAACAAGAGTAATTTAACAAATTTCATGTTCTTGTCCCCCATACTACTTTCATTAATTTAATTATATGGTAAATATTGGGGTAAATCAAATGTATTTAATAAAAAAGCCACTCTTTATCATGTAAAGACTGGCTGATAGTAAAAATAAAATGTTTTAATATTAAGTATTTCATTAAAGATGTGAAATTATGATTCAAACGCTGAAAAGTAAAACATGATTAAAACTAAAATCTTCACACTTATGATCAGTGATGTATTACGAATCATTTTTAATTCACAGCAACTCTACATTTAAAGGAACGAAATATACAGAAGTAACAAGGCGGAACTACAAGATATAATTTCAATAGAAAAAGGCTTCATTGAAGCCCTTTTAGTATTAATTAGGTTGATAAACTTTTTCACAACTTATCCGGTCGGGATGAAGTGTGTAGTTATATTTATCTTGAATCTTTTTAGCCACATAATAGTATGGATAATCATTGTGTTCAGGGTCAACCCATAACGTACTTGATGAATTACCATTATCCCACTCACAATAATAAACATATTTTCTATCAGGTTTTTGACTTTTTTCTTGAATTGGCTCTTCTTTAAACCTTGTCCCTATCCAATATCCTCCTAGTGATGAAAAAATAATTATAGTTACTAAAGATGCAATTAATATTATTTTTTTGTTCATAAATGCTACCCCTTTTTATTATTAAACGATAACTACATATTATCATTTATAGAACAAATTGTAAATATTCACAAAGAGTTCTATTTATTTAAATCTTATAGCAACATTATCCGCTAACAAAGCCTTAAAAATAATTAATCCTCAAATATCAATGGATTACTTTGGTGGATAAATAGGATCGTGATTATGATTTGTATATGTCATTACATGAAAAGAAAATGATGAAATATAAAATTGTTTTAAATCAATTGAATGATGACTATGTGTATCATCCTATCCCATAAAAATAAAAAAGATCTCGTTCAGTTTTGTATTTCTCAATTTATACCCATATTCCTCCTCACTTAGTAAAGTTATAAATAAATGATACTGATTTCGTTGTTCAATTCGATACAACGCCCCTAGAGTAACTTTAGTTTACAAATATTCTATTATTCTCACTATATGTTATATTAAATTATAAATCAACCAATCTTAAGTCTGTCACTAAAACAACCGTCCCTAGATACAGGAACGGCTGTCTTTTTAGTTAGTCTTCATCATTAAACAATAACTGATCCTCGAACATGAGTGGGTTTGTTTGATAGATAAAGTGTACATTTTCATAGTATGGATTATAGTAATATGCATTGCCATACAAATCTTTTATGCGAAACGATAATCGATTGTTCTTTTTTCCGACATTGTATTCACTAATACCATAGGTCTCAAATTTATAAAAGTCATCTCG
The window above is part of the Haloplasma contractile SSD-17B genome. Proteins encoded here:
- the thiE gene encoding thiamine phosphate synthase, with amino-acid sequence MKSNKNINFGLYLVTDRDVLNGRDLISSLADAIKGGVSVVQLREKHTASRDFYDIALAVRELTARYDIPLIINDRLDIAQAIGADGVHLGQSDLPAQVAREILGKNQLVGVSTATVEEAVQAESDGADYIGVGALFKTGTKSNTRQVTPELLKEIKGSVEIPVVAIGGINHSNVEELDGTSVDGIAVVSAILGKEDIKQAAKSLHAKFQDIN
- the thiM gene encoding hydroxyethylthiazole kinase — encoded protein: MLKYDDITKLFNTIQEEKPLVHHITTYVTATDSANTVLAFGGSPVMADDPNEVEEMVSYANSLVLNIGTLSERRLEAMIKAGRKANELNIPVCLDPVGVGATSFRKEAVKRIIEEVKLTVLKGNMSEIKSIYGLDAKTRGVDSTNHTIDGGVLIARKLALRLECVVAITGSVDVISDGKSVFCIHNGHVLLESVTGTGCMTSSLIGVCLGTGYKPLQCVLTGILTMSISGEHAYKQLKPDEGLGSYRVRLMDAISNITAQYLAGGRVDEIK
- the thiD gene encoding bifunctional hydroxymethylpyrimidine kinase/phosphomethylpyrimidine kinase gives rise to the protein MERLLTIAGSDSSGGAGIQADLKTFSAHEVFGMSVITAVTAQNTQGVFAVQDIDPGIIKKQIEAIYDDILVSAVKIGMVSQVETIKTIADTLKHYNEQNIVLDPVMISKSGYDLLQPDAKEALIEHLIPLARVITPNIPEAEVITGRSIKTVVEMKEAAKMIFEMGPSYVLVKGGHLEEEDSTDLLYDGTDFYFYTSKRVPTKNTHGTGCTLSSAIAANLGKGQEIRDAIKNAKDYIQMAIEHSFSIGKGVGPVHHFHNWYKA
- the thiW gene encoding energy coupling factor transporter S component ThiW gives rise to the protein MNKNSIDIKKLVLAALFATIGVVSSPLSLHVGVSKVFPVQHALNIISGIILGPWYAVASAFVTSLIRNMLGTGTPLAFPGSMIGAFLSGYLFLKTKKAFIALLGELIGTGLLGAIVSYPIAKLFLGSEEAALFLFVVPFTLSSLVGVVIGYVIVNVLREANVIEYLNESLKFD
- a CDS encoding leucine-rich repeat domain-containing protein, with product MRKVIILCCLTVVLLLSGCFEKTEDESILSVPRSIKVKVGSEVNFQDYITVSEGYTKEDVEIKVREFNTYSEGWSRITYMIEDSDGEQYVERMVVIIKKEHSIEEYGEPTEITDLTVEDHVNIDNPYDFFSIDLSEDEANYVSITGTTEFTGLKENFIQVFVENNAGFIESLRQYLPIGDPDQTNQDNAFYYMGTAKRLYVLVKQPTRAFVTDPELERLIRERGFDYELEISKKAFDQDAKAIQFNDIKLDEWFYNYINFDDRNLLNEDSASKMTTLDITPHLISNVEGLQYFSNLTTLNIANNSLTNIDPLETLYDHREVESNLTINLSENPITPEAYEVIKDLRNKGVTVLYHATPEYGNEFSTSINSIERNTISSYAQQDTYKLENAKDMLTSIRLISDDYDFNTDLSFTLHYYDAEGNYKIMDSQTRVFDLEYQHYSLILPMHNQIYISVTGEPGTSYNLVIEGEQMDYRSAFIDGGFSNFPVSGINMSHFNVLNGFLTKQMANYVDQLKIKEPHADVSRLETYTQVKYLTFEDCNLTDSILDYLEYLNHVEYIKIKHVTLIDSSLGKFLLSDELDSLKVVELEGNEYYSDSAARNMIDVLETQGIEVRHDLD
- a CDS encoding pyroglutamyl-peptidase I yields the protein MKTLLLTGFVPFLDHKLNPTEEIVNELNGKTIGNYVVEGRVLSVDFNKSGNELIEHYEAVKPDVVISLGLAGGRHCITPERIAINCNDGVKDNTGRTPQDEKVVEGGPDGYFSTLPIRRFVDRLKEEQLPAKISNTAGTYLCNNVMYTMLHYSHLMDKDVRSGFIHIPASHELATLNSRLPSWSHHDLIRAMTVMIEALDE